In Amphiprion ocellaris isolate individual 3 ecotype Okinawa chromosome 3, ASM2253959v1, whole genome shotgun sequence, one genomic interval encodes:
- the c2cd5 gene encoding C2 domain-containing protein 5 isoform X16, translated as MPGKLKAKIVAGRHLPVMDRASDLTDAFVEVKFGNTTFKTDVCHKSLNPQWNSEWFKFEVDDEDLQDEPLQITVLDHDTYSANDAIGKVYIDIDPLLCTEAASVISGWFPIYDTIHGIRGEINVLVKVELFNDLNRFRQSSCGVKFFCTTSIPRCYRAAMVHGFVEELVVNEDPEYQWIDRIRTPRASNEARQRLISLMSGELQRKIGLKVLEMGGNAVVGYLQCFDLEGESGLVVRAIGTACTLDKVSSGSAPNTNTHVHPNTAPASNACNSPSKDGKEPVFGEDLPSSSGPPTPFRALPTSSSSPPPFSPSKPCSRQSSSSDTDLSLTPKTVEPKPVRCRPGIFLCPSSPTLSTDTLSLPGSGSVGCGHGLSSAPRATTPPPPSSIHSDCALLRKSVSFTEDLLLAASGMGSGGSAGKEAGPLKTLLRQHTQTALEQRGASSSGLLLNAREFPFFTLTSFPPGFLVHVGGVVSARSVKLLDRIHNPALGNTRSYKLLDWNSVTADEPETRDAWWEEIRQEIKSHAKALGCHAVVGYSESTSICEEVCILSASGTAAILNPRYMREGCLDIGSTDHRFEDPSPPSCGFCHIPYDELNMPFPAQLTYCYHCRRQKVPDVLFTTIDLPSEAAVTGKGCLIQARLCRLKKKAQGEVNATAISNLLPFMEYELHTQLMNKLKLRNMNALFGLHIQISVGENMLLGLASATGVYLTALPAPGGIQIAGKTPGDLSNEHHILTIQKRINDTIAKNKELYQINPPELTEEGLGSPIPEPRQRSRLFRSHSESSDELSELDLSHGKKDAFVLEIDDTDAVEDIHSLLTDAPPPTGFYSCNTEIMPGIYNWTSGIQMFTSVRVFRLSNANLTNQGLNKIFTDLCENLLKSFYFKLRSMIPCCLCHLNFTVAVPEEELIQVAVTAVAMTFDKDQAQEKPAEKPINKGSSENEEQLQFPLELCADVSSANTQPSSKVSGVPESTNVSSRAASVDYGSFADRCSTWLELLRLKAHTIRRGSVKTISSLERCSPLPEGRSRSLRSSRSFGGSSVTVVKMTPLSFLPGIRIIKYLGIINMFFIRETTSLREEGGVSGFLHSFIAEVFAMVRAHVAALGGNAVVSYSMKECVLMENPNKNQAQCLINVSGDAVICVRETDQEPTASMTNIGQTCCSANDGAT; from the exons ATGCCTGGGAAACTAAAGGCCAAAATTGTGGCAGGGCGCCATTTGCCTGTGATGGACAGAGCCAGTgacctgactgatgcttttgtAGAG GTCAAGTTTGGAAACACAACCTTCAAAACAGATGTCTGTCACAAATCTCTCAATCCTCAGTGGAACTCAGAATGGTTCAAATTTGAG GTTGATGATGAGGACTTGCAGGATGAGCCGTTGCAGATCACAGTATTGGACCATGACACGTACAGTGCTAATGATGCCATAGGGAAAGTTTACATTGACATTGACCCACTTCTCTGCACTGAGGCTGCTTCTGTCATCTCTGGCTGGTTTCCCATCTATGATACCATCCATG GTATCCGAGGGGAGATCAATGTCCTCGTCAAAGTGGAGCTCTTCAATGATTTGAACCGCTTTAGACAGTCATCGTGTGGGGTCAAGTTTTTCTGCA CCACATCCATTCCACGGTGCTACCGAGCAGCAATGGTACATGGGTTTGTGGAGGAGCTCGTGGTTAATGAAGATCCAGAGTACCAGTGGATAGATCGCATTAGAACTCCCCGAGCCTCCAATGAGGCTCGTCAGAGGCTCATTTCTCTCATGTCTG GAGAGCTACAGAGGAAAATAGGGCTTAAGGTACTGGAGATGGGTGGGAATGCAGTGGTGGGCTACTTGCAGTGTTTCGACCTGGAGGGGGAGTCGGGCCTGGTGGTGCGGGCCATAGGTACCGCCTGCACACTGGACAAAGTCAGCTCTGGAAGCGCTCCCAACACCAACACACATGTGCACCCTAACACAGCCCCTGCTTCCAATGCCTGCAATTCCCCTTCTAAAGACGGAAAGGA GCCGGTTTTTGGTGAGGATCTGCCCTCGTCCTCCGGCCCGCCTACCCCTTTCAGAGccctccccacctcctcctcctctcctccccccttctctcccTCCAAGCCATGCAGCCGCCAGTCCTCATCATCAGACACAGACCTCAGTTTGACGCCCAAGACGG TGGAGCCCAAGCCAGTGAGATGCAGGCCTGGGATCTTCCTCTGCCCCAGCTCCCCCACCCTCTCCACAGACACTCTGTCCCTCCCTGGTTCTGGCTCAGTGGGCTGTGGTCATGGTTTGAGCTCTGCCCCCAGAGCGACAACCCcgccccctccctcctccatccacTCAGACTGTGCCTTGCTGAGAAAGAGCGTGTCCTTCACTGAGGACCTGCTGCTGGCAGCCTCCG GAATGGGCAGTGGGGGCAGCGCTGGGAAGGAGGCAGGGCCGCTGAAGACCCTGCTCAGacagcacacacagacagctctCGAGCAGAGG GGAGCGTCTTCCTCTGGGTTATTGTTAAACGCCAGG GAGTTCCCGTTCTTCACCTTGACCTCTTTCCCACCTGGTTTTCTGGTTCATGTCGGTGGAGTGGTCAGCGCTCGTTCTGTTAAATTACTGGACCGTATACACAACCCTG CCTTGGGTAACACGCGCTCATACAAACTGCTAGACTGGAATAGTGTCACTGCAG atGAGCCAGAAACTCGTGATGCCTGGTGGGAGGAGATTCGTCAGGAGATCAAATCTCATGCCAAAGCGCTTGGTTGCCATGCTGTTGTAGGGTACAGTGAGAGCACAAGCATCTG TGAAGAAGTGTGTATTCTGTCAGCATCAGGCACAGCAGCCATCCTGAATCCTCGGTACATGCGCGAAGGCTGCCTAGACATCGGAAGCACAGACCACag gttTGAGGACCCGTCTCCACCAAGCTGTGGCTTCTGTCACATACCATATGATGAGCTCAACATGCCATTTCCTGCCCAGCTCACCTACTGTTACCACTGCAGAAGGCAAAAG GTTCCTGATGTGCTATTCACAACAATTGACTTGCCATCAGAAGCAGCTGTCACAGGGAAGGGTTGCCTCATCCAGGCCAG ACTGTGTCGCCTAAAGAAGAAGGCCCAGGGAGAAGTGAATGCGACGGCCATCTCCAACCTGCTACCTTTCATGGAATACGAGCTGCACACGCAGCTGATGAATAAACTGAAGCTGCGGAATATGAATGCTCTGTTTGGCCTGCACATACAGATCAGCGTTGGCGAGAACATGCTCCTGGGTCTAGCT tctGCTACAGGAGTGTACCTGACAGCGCTACCTGCACCAGGAGGTATCCAGATTGCGGGCAAGACTCCGGGTGACCTGAGCAATGAACACCATATATTGACCATCCAGAAAAGGATTAATGACACCATAGCCAAGAACAAGGAGCTCTATCAAATAAACCCTCCG gaGCTGACAGAGGAAGGGTTGGGTTCCCCGATCCCTGAGCCGAGGCAACGATCCAGACTCTTTCGCTCGCACTCAGAAAGTTCTGATGAACTGTCAGAATTGGATCTGTCCCATGGCAAAAAGGATGCATTCGTCCTGGAG ATTGATGACACTGATGCTGTAGAGGACATCCACTCTCTCCTTACTGACGCACCTCCCCCTACAG GTTTCTACAGCTGCAACACCGAAATCATGCCTGGGATTTATAACTGGACTTCAGGAATACAG ATGTTTACATCGGTGAGGGTCTTCAGGTTGAGCAATGCCAATCTCACTAACCAGGGCTTAAACAAGATCTTCACTGACCTATGTGAGAATCTGCTGAAG AGTTTTTACTTCAAGTTGCGCTCTATGATCCCCTGCTGTCTTTGTCATCTCAACTTCACTGTAGCAGTGCCAGAAGAAGAACTCATACAA GTCGCAGTGACAGCGGTTGCCATGACGTTTGACAAGGACCAGGCTCAGGAGAAGCCAGCTGAGAAGCCCATCAACAAAG GTTCCAGTGAGAATGAGGAGCAGCTGCAGTTTCCCCTTGAGTTATGTGCAGACGTGTCATCTGCCAACACTCAGCCGTCTTCCAAAGTCTCAG GTGTCCCAGAGAGTACCAACGTCTCATCCAGAG ctgcctccGTTGATTACGGTTCCTTTGCAGACAGATGCAGCACCTGGCTAGAGCTGCTTAGGCTGAAAGCTCACACCATAAGACGAGGATCAGTTAAGACAA TCTCATCTTTGGAGCGCTGCAGTCCGCTGCCTGAAGGCCGTTCCCGCTCGCTGCGCTCCAGTCGATCGTTCGGGGGCAGTTCAGTAACCGTGGTGAAGATGACGCCGCTCTCCTTCCTCCCTGGGATACGCATCATTAAATACCTTGGGATCATCAACATGTTCTTCATCAGAGAGACGACATCATTGCGGGAG GAAGGCGGTGTTAGTGGCTTCCTCCATTCATTCATAGCAGAGGTGTTTGCGATGGTGCGAGCCCATGTAGCAGCCCTGGGTGGCAATGCAGTAGTGTCCTACAGCATGAAAGAGTGTGTGTTAATGGAGAATCCAAACAAGAACCAG GCTCAGTGTCTCATTAATGTGAGCGGTGATGCAGTCATTTGCGTCAGAGAAACTGACCAGGAGCCCACAGCCTCGATGACAAACATCGGACAGACCTGTTGTAGCGCAAACGACGGGGCAACatga